A part of Periplaneta americana isolate PAMFEO1 chromosome 17, P.americana_PAMFEO1_priV1, whole genome shotgun sequence genomic DNA contains:
- the LOC138693102 gene encoding uncharacterized protein: MHKSDSNIATQQLIESGHESITVSTEMLTEVTRAEYVPKSSLKRKKSSLEDDARKALKMAENFANVIEDEFDVFGKFMATELSNITDKALYHETKWKIIQVMTKGVRRQMDMNSSRDVGLSTSSASSRSRSDINDHNYYYSGVSVTECDEYNYCDN; this comes from the exons ATGCACAAATCTGATTCCAACATAGCAACACAACAG ctcATCGAATCTGGACACGAAAGTATCACTGTTTCAACTGAAATGCTGACAGAAGTCACCAGGGCCGAATATGTGCCG AAATCCTCTTTAAAGAGAAAGAAGTCCTCTCTCGAGGACGATGCACGGAAGGCCCTGAAGATGGCCGAAAATTTTGCCAACGTCATAGAAGACGAATTTGATGTATTCGGAAAATTCATGGCCACTGAACTAAGTAACATTACAGACAAAGCACTTTATCACGAAACAAAGTGGAAAATTATCCAGGTTATGACAAAAGGCGTCCGCAGACAAATGGATATGAACTCATCACGTGACGTAGGGCTTTCAACATCTTCTGCATCGTCACGATCACGCTCAGATATCAATgaccataattattattacagtggtGTAAGTGTTACTGAATGTGACGAATACAATTACTGTGACAATTAG